Proteins found in one Mangifera indica cultivar Alphonso chromosome 15, CATAS_Mindica_2.1, whole genome shotgun sequence genomic segment:
- the LOC123197245 gene encoding protein EXORDIUM-like 3 has protein sequence MRPLTEVLTLTVFTLLLAISHSAAWRPWPHAKYNTSDFIYGSSKKYEGSSEFVHMKYHMGPVLTANITVYPIWYGTWQKSQKKIIREFINSISAVNAKHPSVAGWWKTVQLYTDQTQNNISSTVRLGREKNDRFYSHGKRLTRLSLQSVIKSHVTAKSKPLPTNPKSGLYLLLTSDDVYVQDFCGQVCGFHYFTFPSIVGYTLPYAWVGNSAKFCPGVCAYPFAVPNYIPGLKPVKSPNGDVGVDGMISVIAHEIAELATNPLVNAWYAGPDPVAPVEIGDLCEGIYGTGGGGSYTGQLLDGEDGATYNMNGIRRRYLVQWVWNHVVNYCTGPNALDQ, from the coding sequence ATGCGACCGCTTACGGAGGTCCTCACCCTCACCGTATTTACTTTACTCTTAGCCATCTCTCACTCCGCCGCCTGGCGCCCATGGCCGCACGCTAAATACAACACCTCCGATTTCATCTACGGTAGCTCGAAAAAATATGAGGGCTCGTCGGAGTTCGTACACATGAAATACCACATGGGCCCCGTCCTCACTGCCAATATCACCGTATACCCTATATGGTACGGCACGTGGCAGAAGAGTCAGAAGAAGATCATCCGCGAGTTCATCAACTCAATCTCCGCCGTTAACGCCAAGCACCCGTCGGTTGCCGGCTGGTGGAAGACCGTGCAGCTTTACACGGATCAAACCCAGAATAATATCTCCAGTACGGTGCGTTTAGGCCGGGAGAAAAACGATCGTTTTTACTCCCACGGCAAGAGACTCACGCGCTTGTCCCTTCAGTCCGTGATTAAAAGCCACGTCACGGCTAAGTCAAAGCCGCTACCTACAAACCCCAAGAGTGGGCTCTACCTTTTGCTCACATCGGATGACGTGTACGTCCAGGATTTCTGCGGGCAAGTGTGTGGGTTCCACTACTTCACTTTCCCGTCAATAGTGGGGTACACGTTACCGTACGCGTGGGTGGGGAACTCCGCGAAGTTCTGTCCAGGAGTGTGCGCCTACCCCTTCGCCGTACCAAATTATATCCCCGGATTAAAGCCAGTGAAGTCACCGAACGGCGACGTAGGAGTGGACGGAATGATAAGCGTGATCGCTCACGAGATTGCCGAGCTGGCAACAAACCCTTTAGTTAACGCTTGGTACGCAGGACCAGACCCGGTTGCCCCGGTGGAAATTGGTGATTTGTGTGAGGGTATTTATGGAACTGGGGGGGGTGGGTCGTACACGGGACAGTTATTGGACGGTGAAGATGGTGCTACGTATAATATGAATGGGATCAGACGGAGATACTTAGTTCAGTGGGTTTGGAACCACGTGGTGAATTACTGTACTGGACCTAATGCGCTTGATCagtaa
- the LOC123197778 gene encoding uncharacterized protein LOC123197778, whose protein sequence is MAVIAFPNILSQFLEPNHHSLRRSKCTCCASPAARETRRKGSAIVWFKQDLRVDDHLGLIAASNYQAVLPLYVFDHRILSCYSDEMLELVLFALEDLRKSLKGQGSDVMIRFGKVENVIKELVDEVKATSIFAQEEVEYHLRMIMGIVDETLATTNFEDGKPNMCLWQTPFYDIKNLNDLPDSHNDFLKLQLPVTLPTQPPALLGSKLEVDWGLLPTFDDLKKFMTENPWKLKESWGLIKNISAETILLEKSKSGERRKRNMNVNHAPVKKPDTSIFVTQKGNIVRGGTSAILNALAAYFRYLEGTAGNDWLEVDEKLRNAENQDGASFFTLFGPALCLGIISRRRVHYEAIKYEKERNVGLLSPLGYSAVTVAAVADAVCSMEWYWLLSLRSLISEGGMYNTRIWRWNGYLIQYAVAGNEGPAILLVHGFGAFLEHYRDNIYGIAEGGSRVWAITVLGFGKSEKPNTEYTELMWAQLLRDFVVEVVGEPVHLIGNSIGGYFVAIVACLWHPLVKSVVLINSAGNVIPEYSFTQFSNERQTSGPAWLGARLLLLYLRFNISNIVKQCYPTRTERVDDCLIGEMLRASHDPGVLVVLESIFSFNLSLPLNYLLEGFNEKVLIIQGMKDPISDSKSKLAMLREHCPGFVIRELDAGHCPHDERPEEVNSIIIKWIETIESKLPAESSL, encoded by the exons ATGGCTGTTATCGCTTTCCCAAAcattctttctcaattcttgGAGCCAAATCACCACTCTCTCCGACGAAGCAAATGCACTTGTTGCGCCTCTCCAGCGGCGAGAGAAACCAGAAGGAAAGGATCGGCGATTGTGTGGTTCAAACAAGATCTTCGCGTGGACGATCACCTCGGTCTCATCGCTGCCTCTAACTACCAAGCTGTCCTTCCTCTTTACGTTTTTGATCATAGGATTCTTTCTT GTTATTCTGATGAAATGCTAGAACTGGTTCTTTTTGCTTTGGAAGACCTGAGAAAGTCATTAAAGGGACAGGGCTCTGATGTGATGATCAGATTTGGAAAAGTAGAAAATGTCATCAAGGAACTTGTAGACGAg GTGAAAGCTACCAGTATATTTGCTCAAGAGGAGGTTGAGTACCATCTTCGCATGATCATGGGCATTGTGGATGAAACCTTGGCAACAACAAACTTTGAAGATGGAAAGCCAAACATGTGTCTGTGGCAgacaccattttatgatattaaG AATCTGAATGACCTGCCTGACTCACACAAtgactttttgaaacttcaacTGCCCGTGACTTTGCCTACTCAGCCCCCTGCATTACTGGGTTCAAAATTGGAAGTGGATTGgg GTCTTTTGCCCACATTTGATgatttgaagaaatttatgACTGAGAATCCATGGAAATTGAAAGAGAGTTGGGGTTTAATCAAGAATATTTCAGCTGAAACTATATTACTTGAGAAATCAAAATCAggggaaagaagaaaaagaaatatgaatgTCAATCATGCTCCTGTGAAGAAGCCAGATACATCCATTTTTGTCACACAGAAGGGTAATATTGTCAGAGGTGGAACAAGTGCTATATTGAATGCATTGGCAGCATATTTTAGATATTTGGAGGGAACAGCCGGCAATGATTGGCTAGA GGTCGATGAAAAGCTACGCAATGCAGAAAATCAGGACGGAGCTTCATTTTTTACACTCTTTGGCCCAGCTCTTTGTCTTGGTATCATATCAAGAAGGAGAGTGCATTATGAAGCCATCAAGTATGAGAAAGAACGAAATGTTGGATTGTTATCACCCTTGGGATATTCTGCTGTCACTGTTGCTGCAGTAGCTGATGCTGTTTGTTCAATGGAG TGGTACTGGCTTCTGTCTCTAAGAAGTTTAATTAGTGAAGGAGGAATGTATAACACACGGATATGGAGATGGAATGGCTATCTAATACAG TATGCAGTTGCTGGAAATGAAGGTCCTGCCATTCTGCTTGTGCATGGTTTTGGTGCATTCCTTGAGCACTACCGTGACAATATATATGGCATAGCTGAAGGTGGAAGCCGTGTTTGGGCCATCACAGTTTTAGGATTTGGCAAATCAGAAAAACCAAATACTGAGTACACTGAATTAATGTGGGCTCAATTACTGAGAGATTTTGTTGTTGAAGTTGTCGGTGAACCAGTACATCTTATAGGGAATTCAATTGGTg GCTATTTTGTTGCAATTGTTGCTTGTCTTTGGCATCCTTTGGTCAAGTCTGTTGTCCTTATCAACAGTGCTGGCAATGTTATACCTGAATATTCATTTACACAGTTCTCTAAT GAGAGACAGACTTCTGGCCCTGCATGGCTAGGTGCTCGTCTCCTTTTGCTCTATTTGAGATTTAATATCAGTAACATAGTGAAACAATGTTACCCAACT AGGACAGAGCGAGTTGATGACTGTCTCATTGGTGAAATGCTAAGAGCA TCTCATGATCCTGGGGTGCTGGTAGTGCTGGAAAGTATTTTCAGCTTTAATCTCTCACTTCCTCTTAATTATCTCTTGGAAGGGTTCAATGAGAAGGTTCTAATCATACAG GGAATGAAAGATCCAATATCTGATTCAAAGTCTAAACTGGCTATGCTTAGAGAACATTGTCCTGGGTTTGTAATCAGGGAATTAGATGCTG GCCATTGCCCGCATGACGAGAGGCCAGAAGAAGTGAATTCTATAATCATCAAATGGATAGAGACCATAGAAAGTAAACTCCCTGCTGAGAGCTCACTGTAG
- the LOC123198238 gene encoding protein LPA2 — MALQLQIQSPLSFTNEPYSQLLSTTKSKFLFIKSQNTPTDTESTQDSPKKPNPLSPGQGFGSSSSTSGKPTATSVTKKKKSKSKRERASVTRSAPVQKPAFVSQEDEAKAKEIMKNESAFLLAWLGIGGVILLQGITLAASGFLPEEWDKFFVKYLYPTFTPTVLLFVAGTVAYGVLKYLQNEKLKDQN; from the exons ATGGCGCTGCAACTCCAAATACAGTCACCATTATCTTTCACCAACGAACCCTACAGTCAACTTCTTTCCACAACCAAATCTAAATTCCTATTCATTAAATCTCAGAACACCCCAACCGACACTGAGTCTACTCAAGACTCTCCTAAGAAACCCAACCCCCTTTCTCCTGGCCAAGGCTTTGGCTCCTCCTCTTCTACTTCTGGGAAACCTACTGCCACTTCTGTCaccaagaaaaagaaatccAAGAGTAAAAGAGAGAGGGCCTCGGTTACTAGGAGCGCTCCCGTTCAAAAACCCGCCTTTGTAAGTCAAGAAGATGAGGCTAAAGCTAAAGAAATCATGAAGAATGAGAGTGCTTTTCTCCTTGCTTGGTTGGGAATTGGTGGGGTCATTCTTCTTCAAGGCATTACTCTTGCTGCTTCAG GCTTCTTACCAGAGGAATGGGATAAATTCTTTGTGAAGTATCTGTATCCGACTTTCACTCCAACAGTCCTCTTGTTTGTTGCTGGAACGGTTGCGTATGGAGTGCTTAAGTACCTGCAAAATGAGAAACTCAAGGACCAAAATTGA